CTAAAGGCGTATTCCCAGCATCGGGCGCGGCGTGAGCGCGATCACGCCGCGGGCCTGCCGTTGCGTCCGGCGTTTTCAGCTCTCCCTTTTTTCAACGAGGCGTCCGTGCGTTGCCCGCTGAAAAACAACCCTTGCCGCCACCCGCCAAGGCTGAGCGCGCCCGCTGCGCGTGAACCTTCGGCACACCCCCTCCTTCCCGCCTGCCTAAATTTTTGTCAGATTTTCCCGGTGGTCCGCCTGGATGATATCGAGGGCGTTGACAGCTGCTCAATTTGAACCAATAGTGAATTGGTACAAATGATCCAGACCAATTCAAAGGCCGGGGAGGCCGCATATGCCAACAGGGCAGATTCAGACAGATGCAGGACCGGCGGATATTCTGCGCCTCGAAGACTTTACACTGCGGTTTCGTGGCCAGGAGAAGGCCACCGTCAACGGTATGAGCCTGAAAGTCTCCCCCGGTGAAATCCTGTGTATCGTCGGCGAATCGGGTTGCGGCAAAAGCGTGACCGCAATGTCGATCATGGGGCTATTGCCCAAAGGATCCTCAGAAGTTCTGTCCGGAAATCTCGATTTCCTTGGGAAATCCTACGATCTGCGTCAGGAAAACCTGCCCGCCGATCAACGTGGTAATCAGATCGCGATGATCTTTCAGGAACCGATGACCTCGCTCAACCCGTCCTTCACGGTTGGCGACCAGATCGCAGAAACCGTGCTGCAGCATCAGGGTGGCACCCGGGCCGAGGCAATGGAACGCGCCCATCAGATGCTGGAGAAGGTCGGCATTCCCGCGCCACGTCAACGGCTTGGCGAATATCCGTACCAATTGTCCGGTGGTATGCGTCAG
This genomic stretch from Phaeobacter gallaeciensis harbors:
- a CDS encoding ABC transporter ATP-binding protein — its product is MPTGQIQTDAGPADILRLEDFTLRFRGQEKATVNGMSLKVSPGEILCIVGESGCGKSVTAMSIMGLLPKGSSEVLSGNLDFLGKSYDLRQENLPADQRGNQIAMIFQEPMTSLNPSFTVGDQIAETVLQHQGGTRAEAMERAHQMLEKVGIPAPRQRLGEYPYQLSGGMRQRVMIAMALANDPQLLIADEPTTALDVTIQAQILDLICDLRRDTGMGTIMITHDLGVVGEVADSVAVMYGGEVVEQGPTQEIFANPQHPYTIGLMSAMPRLDRPGERLATVPGSVPAIRNMPEGCRFRSRCAFAAAACSTRPDLRTLADDHSVACHFAPLETHVAVQA